From the Deinococcus aerius genome, one window contains:
- a CDS encoding type II toxin-antitoxin system Phd/YefM family antitoxin, with product MPPEPKVWKLEDAKAQFSNLVRRAQGGQPQLVTRRGQPAVVVLDASSYQPDGGAERSGWSTFESAPHIDEFEPVRIPGTAREVDL from the coding sequence ATGCCCCCAGAACCGAAGGTTTGGAAGCTCGAAGACGCTAAAGCCCAGTTCTCAAACCTCGTTCGCCGGGCTCAGGGGGGCCAGCCTCAACTCGTCACTCGGCGTGGGCAACCTGCCGTAGTCGTGTTGGACGCCTCCAGTTATCAACCCGACGGGGGGGCGGAACGGAGCGGCTGGTCCACCTTCGAGTCGGCACCGCACATCGACGAGTTCGAGCCCGTGCGAATCCCGGGAACTGCGCGCGAAGTGGACCTTTGA
- a CDS encoding type II toxin-antitoxin system VapC family toxin, with product MTRNVAASFLLDTNVVSQATKSQPAPGVVALLQATPLSRLYLSSITLGELELGTEALDDPVKRARLRRWLDDKLRPDYRGRVLVPNDGVMTTWARMILASGRRPGQVPCMDALLAATALHHDLTLVTRNVGDFQGFGVRVFNPWDQSGAM from the coding sequence TTGACCCGGAACGTGGCCGCCTCTTTCCTGCTCGACACCAACGTGGTCAGTCAGGCCACGAAGTCACAGCCCGCGCCCGGAGTTGTTGCCCTGCTGCAAGCCACACCGCTCTCGCGCCTGTACCTCAGCAGCATCACCCTCGGCGAACTGGAACTGGGCACGGAGGCGCTGGACGACCCCGTTAAACGTGCCCGCTTGCGGCGCTGGCTGGATGACAAACTGAGGCCCGACTACCGGGGCCGCGTTCTCGTGCCGAACGACGGGGTGATGACCACCTGGGCACGCATGATCCTCGCCTCGGGTCGCCGTCCCGGTCAGGTGCCCTGCATGGACGCCCTGCTTGCCGCCACCGCCCTGCACCACGATCTCACTCTGGTTACGCGGAACGTGGGCGACTTTCAGGGCTTCGGCGTACGGGTGTTCAATCCTTGGGATCAGTCCGGCGCGATGTGA
- a CDS encoding YdeI/OmpD-associated family protein has protein sequence MTLPPDAFEPDSRAEWRAWLETHHDTGKGVWLVLRKKSAGPVNLSGDEAVEEALCFGWIDSRPRGLDEARSMLYIAPRKPGSGWSAVNKARIERMRAAGLMTPAGQAKIDAAMRDGSWSLLDGVDALEVPPDLEAALTAEPGAKAHWDAFPRSAKRGILEWIAQAKTAATREKRVRETATLAARGERANQWRRGAG, from the coding sequence GTGACCCTGCCCCCGGACGCCTTCGAGCCGGATTCCCGCGCCGAGTGGCGGGCCTGGCTGGAGACCCATCACGACACCGGGAAAGGTGTCTGGCTCGTCCTCCGCAAGAAGTCGGCGGGTCCCGTGAACCTCAGCGGGGATGAGGCGGTGGAAGAAGCCCTGTGCTTCGGCTGGATCGACTCCAGGCCGCGGGGGCTCGACGAGGCGCGCTCCATGCTGTACATCGCCCCGCGTAAGCCGGGCAGCGGGTGGAGCGCAGTGAATAAGGCCAGGATCGAGCGAATGCGGGCGGCGGGCCTGATGACGCCAGCCGGGCAGGCGAAGATCGACGCGGCGATGCGGGACGGCTCGTGGAGCCTCCTCGACGGGGTGGACGCGCTGGAAGTCCCGCCCGACCTCGAGGCCGCCCTGACCGCCGAGCCCGGGGCGAAAGCCCACTGGGACGCCTTTCCCCGCAGCGCGAAACGGGGCATCCTGGAGTGGATCGCGCAGGCGAAAACCGCCGCCACCCGCGAAAAACGGGTGCGCGAGACGGCCACCCTCGCCGCGCGGGGGGAGCGGGCGAACCAGTGGCGCCGGGGGGCGGGATGA
- a CDS encoding SDR family oxidoreductase, producing the protein MTQALPHALAGRVAVVAGATRGAGRGIATELGALGATVVCTGRSTRAGLSDLGRERGRPETIEETADLVTAAGGQGVPVRCDHLNEEDVKALAERMRADFGGLDILVNDVWGGERHSEWGKKAWELDLGKARALIEGGLWTHVVTGRYLLPLLRPGGLIVEVTDGDSWTYRGNLAYDLAKTGVMRLAQAWAHELEGDPRGITSVSVTPGYLRSEEMLAYFGVGESNWRDGTARDPNFAESETPRFVGRGIAALAADPGKHRFNGRAFASWTLMDEYGFSDVDGRKPHWGHWFRDVMKGEMVTPDQV; encoded by the coding sequence ATGACGCAAGCTCTTCCTCACGCCCTCGCCGGAAGGGTGGCCGTCGTCGCCGGGGCCACGCGCGGGGCTGGCCGCGGGATCGCCACCGAACTCGGGGCACTCGGCGCCACCGTGGTGTGCACCGGGCGTTCCACCCGCGCGGGCCTGAGCGACCTGGGCCGCGAGCGGGGCCGACCGGAGACCATTGAGGAGACGGCCGACCTCGTGACGGCGGCGGGCGGGCAAGGGGTGCCCGTGCGCTGCGACCACCTGAACGAGGAGGATGTGAAGGCCCTGGCGGAGCGGATGCGGGCGGACTTCGGCGGGCTGGACATTCTCGTCAACGATGTCTGGGGCGGCGAGCGGCACAGCGAGTGGGGGAAGAAGGCGTGGGAACTCGACCTGGGCAAGGCCCGCGCGCTGATCGAGGGCGGGTTGTGGACGCATGTGGTGACAGGGCGGTATCTGCTGCCCCTCCTGCGGCCCGGCGGGCTGATTGTCGAGGTGACGGACGGGGACAGTTGGACGTATCGCGGCAACCTCGCCTACGACCTCGCCAAGACCGGGGTGATGCGGCTGGCGCAGGCCTGGGCGCACGAGCTGGAGGGTGACCCCCGCGGCATCACCAGCGTCTCGGTGACGCCCGGCTACCTCCGCTCCGAGGAGATGCTGGCCTACTTCGGGGTAGGGGAGAGCAACTGGCGGGACGGTACCGCCCGCGACCCCAACTTCGCCGAGTCGGAGACGCCCCGCTTCGTGGGCCGGGGCATCGCCGCCCTCGCCGCCGACCCGGGGAAGCACCGGTTTAACGGCCGTGCCTTCGCCTCCTGGACGCTGATGGACGAGTACGGCTTCAGCGACGTGGACGGGCGCAAACCCCACTGGGGCCATTGGTTCCGGGACGTGATGAAGGGGGAGATGGTCACACCGGATCAAGTCTGA
- a CDS encoding ABC transporter permease, whose amino-acid sequence MHNALLIAELSLREAVRKRLVVVLLLLTAAFLGFYLYGVFRLEQTLDQRALDAGLDGRSVNGAANIPVMYTAIFGMYLVYFLGALMAVLSTVGAISGDVESGVMQSVIARPISRPALVLGRWLGFTAVNVGYVALISAALLGGIRLITGFVPPNPLPAVGLVLLAIALVTGLTVLGSTLFTTLANGIGVFVLYSVGFAGGVLNSIGTFADSPTLTTLGRLANVVMPTNSLWLGASYHLQPQVLRELGEVTRGANPFFGSAPITPGLVLWAAALGLLAVVLAMWRFSRRDL is encoded by the coding sequence GTGCATAACGCCCTCCTCATCGCCGAACTCTCGCTGCGCGAGGCGGTGCGCAAGCGGCTGGTGGTCGTGCTGCTGCTGCTCACCGCCGCCTTCCTGGGCTTTTACCTCTACGGCGTGTTCCGGCTGGAACAGACCCTCGACCAGCGGGCGCTCGACGCAGGACTGGACGGGCGCAGCGTGAACGGGGCGGCCAACATCCCCGTGATGTACACGGCGATCTTCGGGATGTACCTGGTGTACTTCCTGGGGGCACTGATGGCCGTGCTCTCGACCGTGGGGGCGATCAGCGGCGACGTGGAGAGCGGCGTGATGCAGTCGGTGATCGCGCGGCCCATCAGCCGCCCGGCGCTCGTGCTGGGGCGCTGGCTGGGCTTCACCGCCGTGAACGTGGGGTACGTGGCGCTGATCAGCGCGGCCCTGCTGGGCGGCATCCGGCTGATCACCGGCTTCGTGCCGCCCAATCCCCTCCCCGCCGTGGGGCTGGTGCTGCTCGCCATCGCGCTGGTCACCGGCCTGACGGTGCTGGGCAGCACCTTATTCACCACGCTGGCGAACGGCATCGGCGTGTTCGTGCTGTACAGCGTGGGGTTCGCGGGCGGAGTCCTGAACTCCATCGGCACCTTTGCCGACAGCCCCACCCTCACCACCCTGGGACGGCTCGCCAACGTGGTCATGCCGACGAACTCGCTGTGGCTGGGCGCGAGCTATCACCTGCAACCCCAGGTGCTGCGCGAGCTCGGCGAGGTGACCCGCGGGGCCAATCCCTTTTTCGGCAGCGCGCCCATCACGCCCGGCCTGGTGCTCTGGGCCGCCGCCCTGGGCCTGCTCGCGGTGGTCCTGGCGATGTGGCGCTTCAGCCGCCGCGACCTGTAG
- a CDS encoding DUF429 domain-containing protein gives MHFIGIDPAWSVRNPTGGAVIKGDVKGGQLLDTALLSDDASVLAYVEQHAGDGPAIVAIDAPLTVPNTTGRRPAEAEVGAVFGRFQAAAHPTNRTRLADAAGVVRGEALTQALEAPGFIHDPRVPAGKPVRRVIEVYPHPAMVALFGLTRTLKYKNKGQDREMLLSAWAALHRHLAALGGAEPFLTGLETHLAVDPFALRGRALKDHEDRTDAVVCAYIALYAHRWGLERNEVLGTLEGGYIFTPTLPERWDISRLREVPR, from the coding sequence ATGCACTTCATCGGCATCGACCCCGCCTGGTCCGTCCGCAACCCCACGGGTGGCGCGGTGATCAAGGGGGACGTGAAGGGTGGGCAGCTCCTGGATACGGCCCTCCTCTCAGACGACGCGAGCGTGCTCGCGTACGTGGAGCAGCACGCCGGGGACGGTCCCGCCATCGTCGCCATCGACGCGCCGCTGACCGTCCCGAACACGACCGGGCGCCGCCCCGCCGAGGCGGAGGTCGGGGCCGTGTTCGGGCGCTTTCAGGCGGCGGCCCACCCCACGAACCGGACCCGGCTGGCAGACGCTGCGGGGGTCGTTCGTGGGGAGGCGCTGACCCAGGCGCTTGAAGCCCCGGGCTTTATCCACGACCCGCGCGTTCCCGCCGGGAAGCCCGTCCGCCGCGTGATCGAGGTCTATCCGCACCCGGCGATGGTCGCCCTCTTCGGCCTGACCCGCACCCTGAAATACAAGAACAAGGGGCAGGACCGCGAGATGCTGCTCTCGGCTTGGGCGGCGCTGCACCGTCACCTCGCCGCGTTGGGAGGGGCCGAGCCGTTTCTGACGGGTCTGGAAACTCACCTCGCCGTGGACCCCTTCGCCCTGCGGGGCCGCGCCCTCAAGGACCACGAGGACCGCACCGACGCCGTCGTCTGCGCCTACATCGCCCTGTACGCCCACCGCTGGGGGCTGGAGCGAAACGAGGTGCTGGGCACCCTGGAGGGCGGGTACATCTTCACTCCGACCCTGCCCGAACGCTGGGACATTTCGCGGCTTCGGGAGGTGCCCCGGTGA
- a CDS encoding cupin domain-containing protein: MTAEDIIRLLGLAPHPEGGHYVQIHSDAREVGGRPVCTSIYFLLRAGEVSHWHRVDATEVWCHHAGAAVQLEVWEEGEPRRLRLGPDLTGGERPQGIVPAGAWQSARSLGEWSLVGCVVAPGFQFSGFELAPPGWAPPV; this comes from the coding sequence ATGACCGCCGAGGACATCATCCGCCTGCTGGGCCTGGCGCCGCATCCGGAGGGTGGGCACTACGTTCAGATTCACTCCGACGCGCGGGAGGTCGGCGGGCGGCCCGTCTGCACCTCCATCTATTTTCTGCTGCGGGCGGGGGAGGTCTCGCACTGGCACCGGGTGGACGCCACCGAAGTCTGGTGCCACCACGCCGGGGCGGCGGTGCAGTTGGAGGTCTGGGAGGAGGGGGAGCCCCGCCGTCTGCGCCTGGGGCCGGACCTGACGGGCGGCGAGCGGCCCCAGGGCATCGTGCCCGCCGGGGCGTGGCAGAGCGCCCGCTCCCTGGGCGAGTGGAGCCTGGTGGGCTGCGTGGTGGCCCCGGGCTTCCAGTTCAGCGGCTTCGAACTCGCCCCGCCCGGCTGGGCTCCGCCCGTCTGA
- a CDS encoding GGDEF domain-containing protein: MKAVRRSEPVSPPSDAPPHLVGALTAARTETARAYLALARHYRDHSLAVAFPLALEALEAALSAEAPDMTVEVLAGLSFIEVAQGRQEQAFEHLALALDLAHEHGLRHLESQVRNSRAFARLTAGDAVGARRDLLDARTLALAAGDRVDVAHTYVNLAYLENVTGQYEEALHQLNLLEEQLPSLPEDEQPSMRLYLLENRAHIHLNLARQARERGRPEAEAEARARAHAALEAIRGELREHPAGLIALLTETHAARLALLEGNLDRAQRHAEAALEHHARLGQQAYLDAHLAMAEVSVARGELSRAHEHYRAALDSALGQSRHRETQEVLQAIARLHEQQGNLPAALETYRDALERAQHALARLAHIEQRHEDLIRELRQARAEATGWQDSVRRAEAQARQDPLTGLLNRRGLQDGLAGLEDTPGPLLLALFDIDDFKSVNDSHSHLTGDAALQAVAARLRALSPAGSLLARYGGEEFVLALPLKDPAEAPPLVEALRKGIETHDWTGLLPGMALTVSAGYTVTGGRDEEALRAAFEQADDHLYRAKRAGRNRIYPPVQVPG; encoded by the coding sequence ATGAAAGCTGTTCGCCGCTCGGAGCCGGTGTCCCCACCCTCCGACGCTCCTCCCCACCTCGTGGGCGCGCTCACCGCCGCGCGCACCGAGACGGCGCGGGCGTACCTCGCCCTGGCGCGGCACTACCGCGACCACTCGCTGGCGGTCGCCTTTCCGCTCGCCCTGGAGGCGCTGGAGGCCGCGCTGAGCGCCGAGGCGCCCGACATGACGGTGGAGGTTCTCGCCGGGCTGTCCTTTATCGAGGTGGCGCAGGGGCGGCAGGAACAGGCCTTCGAACACCTCGCGCTCGCGCTGGACCTCGCCCATGAACACGGCCTGCGTCACCTGGAGTCGCAGGTCCGCAACAGCCGCGCCTTCGCCCGCCTGACCGCCGGGGACGCGGTGGGCGCGCGGCGCGACCTGCTGGACGCGCGGACCCTGGCGCTGGCGGCGGGCGACCGGGTGGACGTGGCGCACACCTACGTGAACCTCGCGTACCTGGAGAACGTGACCGGGCAGTACGAGGAGGCCCTGCACCAGCTCAACCTGCTGGAGGAGCAGCTTCCCAGCCTGCCCGAGGACGAGCAGCCCTCCATGCGGCTGTACCTGCTGGAAAACCGGGCGCACATCCACCTGAACCTGGCCCGCCAGGCCCGCGAGCGGGGCCGCCCCGAGGCCGAGGCCGAGGCGCGCGCCCGCGCCCACGCCGCCCTCGAAGCCATTCGCGGGGAACTGCGGGAACACCCCGCCGGGCTGATCGCCCTGCTCACCGAGACGCACGCCGCGCGGCTCGCCCTGCTGGAGGGGAACCTGGACCGGGCGCAGCGGCACGCCGAGGCCGCGCTGGAACACCACGCCCGGCTGGGCCAGCAGGCCTACCTGGACGCCCACCTGGCGATGGCCGAGGTCAGTGTGGCGCGGGGCGAGCTGAGCCGTGCCCACGAGCACTACCGGGCCGCCCTGGACTCTGCCCTGGGCCAGAGCCGCCACCGGGAGACGCAGGAGGTGCTCCAGGCCATCGCCCGGCTGCACGAGCAGCAGGGAAACCTCCCGGCGGCGCTGGAGACCTACCGCGACGCGCTGGAACGTGCCCAGCACGCGCTGGCCCGGCTGGCCCACATCGAGCAGCGCCACGAGGACCTGATCCGCGAGCTGAGGCAGGCCCGCGCCGAGGCCACCGGCTGGCAGGACAGCGTCCGCCGGGCCGAGGCGCAGGCCCGCCAGGACCCGCTGACGGGCCTGCTCAACCGCCGGGGCCTGCAAGACGGCCTGGCGGGGCTGGAGGACACCCCGGGGCCGCTGCTGCTCGCGCTGTTTGACATCGACGACTTCAAGAGCGTGAACGACTCGCACTCGCACCTGACCGGGGACGCGGCCCTTCAGGCGGTGGCGGCGCGCCTGAGGGCCCTGAGCCCGGCGGGCAGCCTGCTCGCCCGCTACGGCGGGGAGGAATTCGTGCTCGCCCTCCCGCTCAAGGACCCGGCCGAGGCCCCGCCCCTCGTGGAAGCCCTGCGCAAGGGCATCGAGACCCACGACTGGACGGGCCTGCTCCCCGGCATGGCCCTGACCGTCAGCGCGGGCTACACCGTGACCGGGGGCCGCGACGAGGAGGCCCTGCGCGCCGCCTTCGAGCAGGCCGACGACCACCTCTACCGCGCCAAGCGGGCCGGGCGCAACCGCATTTATCCCCCGGTCCAGGTGCCGGGCTGA
- the minE gene encoding cell division topological specificity factor MinE, whose amino-acid sequence MFSWLNKRRSKETLKDRLELVLAYDRAQIPPGKVDALRNDLLEVVRRYFPAGNSNVEVEQRGDQVVLTASIALDEPVENTGRRER is encoded by the coding sequence ATGTTCTCGTGGCTGAACAAGCGGCGCTCCAAGGAGACGCTCAAGGACCGCCTGGAACTCGTCCTCGCCTACGACCGCGCGCAGATCCCGCCCGGCAAGGTGGACGCGCTGCGAAACGACCTGCTGGAGGTCGTGAGGCGCTACTTCCCGGCGGGCAACAGCAACGTGGAGGTCGAGCAGCGCGGCGACCAGGTCGTGCTGACCGCCTCCATTGCCCTGGACGAGCCGGTCGAGAACACCGGGCGCCGGGAGCGGTAG
- a CDS encoding aldo/keto reductase family protein, with product MEYRNLGRSGLKVSEVSLGGWVTFGHNVNDQQMVRDIVVKAYEEGVNFFDQADVYARGKSEEMMGQVLRELPRHTLVISSKVYWPMSDDVNDRGLSRKHVLESIDGSLKRLGTDYLDIYFAHRYDENVPMDEIVMAFDQVIRDGKAMYWGTSMWPAARIAEAVEFAKAHGLHAPVTEQPEYSMLRRERVENEILPYTEKAGVGLVVWSPLAMGLLTGKYDEGRPEGARLTENENWGNNFLTEANIQKVRDLKPIADELGITRAQLALAWILRQKGVSSVITGATKVGQIEDTVKAAGVRLEEDVQRRIEEILTR from the coding sequence ATGGAATACCGCAACCTAGGCAGAAGCGGCCTCAAGGTTTCCGAAGTCAGCCTGGGCGGCTGGGTCACCTTCGGGCACAACGTCAACGACCAGCAGATGGTGCGCGACATCGTGGTGAAGGCGTACGAGGAGGGCGTGAACTTCTTCGACCAGGCCGACGTGTACGCCCGGGGCAAGTCCGAGGAGATGATGGGCCAGGTGCTGCGCGAGCTGCCCCGCCACACGCTCGTGATCTCCTCCAAGGTCTACTGGCCGATGAGTGACGACGTGAACGACCGCGGGCTCTCGCGCAAGCACGTGCTGGAGAGCATCGACGGGAGCCTGAAGCGGCTGGGCACCGACTACCTCGACATCTACTTCGCCCACCGCTACGACGAGAACGTGCCCATGGACGAGATCGTGATGGCCTTTGACCAGGTCATCCGCGATGGCAAGGCCATGTACTGGGGCACGAGCATGTGGCCCGCCGCCCGCATCGCCGAAGCGGTGGAGTTCGCCAAGGCCCACGGCCTGCACGCGCCCGTCACCGAACAGCCCGAATACTCCATGCTGCGCCGCGAGCGGGTGGAGAACGAGATCCTGCCCTACACCGAGAAGGCGGGCGTGGGCCTGGTCGTCTGGAGCCCGCTGGCGATGGGCCTGCTCACCGGCAAGTACGACGAGGGCCGCCCGGAGGGCGCCCGGCTCACCGAGAACGAGAACTGGGGGAACAACTTCCTGACCGAGGCGAACATTCAGAAGGTCCGCGACCTGAAGCCCATCGCCGACGAACTCGGCATCACCCGCGCGCAGCTCGCCCTGGCCTGGATTCTGCGCCAGAAGGGCGTCAGCTCGGTGATCACCGGGGCGACGAAGGTGGGCCAGATCGAGGACACCGTGAAGGCGGCGGGCGTGCGGCTGGAGGAGGACGTGCAGCGGCGCATCGAGGAGATTCTGACGCGCTGA
- a CDS encoding ABC transporter ATP-binding protein, which translates to MLGRVAAIETRELCKVYRGRAVVDGLSLTVGEGEVFGFLGPNGAGKSTTVKMLLGLVHPSGGELHVLGGSPSDPAVRSGLGFLPEQFRFQTWMTGEEFLRFHGRLAGMRADELRTRVPEVLETVGLGGRGRETLGGYSKGMLQRAGLAGAILARPRLVFLDEPTSALDPIGRVEVREIIERLRAEGVTVFLNSHLLSEVEQVCDRVAFVKAGRVLRQGTLRELMGGVLPVDLRLDRLTPDLLAALARLGEVRHTDTNTPGRATVELWLEREETLPALADAVHTHGARLYALTPRRPDLETMFLELIEDTPEAARSPRAPEATRA; encoded by the coding sequence ATGCTGGGGCGCGTGGCGGCCATCGAGACGCGGGAACTGTGCAAGGTGTACCGGGGGCGGGCGGTCGTGGACGGTCTGAGCCTGACGGTGGGGGAGGGCGAGGTCTTCGGCTTCCTGGGACCCAACGGGGCGGGCAAGAGCACCACCGTGAAGATGCTGCTGGGCCTCGTTCACCCCAGCGGCGGCGAACTGCACGTGCTGGGCGGGTCCCCCTCCGACCCGGCGGTGCGCTCGGGACTGGGCTTCCTGCCCGAGCAGTTCCGCTTCCAGACCTGGATGACGGGCGAGGAGTTCCTGCGCTTCCACGGGAGGCTGGCCGGAATGCGGGCGGACGAACTCCGCACCCGCGTCCCCGAGGTGCTGGAGACGGTGGGCCTGGGCGGACGTGGCCGCGAGACGCTGGGCGGGTACTCCAAGGGGATGCTCCAGCGGGCGGGGCTGGCGGGCGCGATCCTGGCCCGGCCCCGGCTGGTCTTTCTCGACGAGCCGACCTCGGCGCTCGACCCCATCGGGCGGGTCGAGGTGCGCGAGATCATCGAGCGGCTGCGGGCCGAGGGGGTGACGGTCTTCCTGAACTCGCACCTGCTCTCGGAGGTCGAGCAGGTGTGCGACCGGGTGGCGTTCGTGAAGGCGGGCCGGGTGCTCAGGCAGGGGACTCTGCGCGAGCTGATGGGCGGGGTGCTGCCGGTGGACCTGCGCCTCGACCGCCTCACGCCCGACCTCCTCGCCGCCCTCGCGCGGCTGGGGGAGGTGCGCCACACCGACACGAACACGCCGGGCCGCGCCACTGTGGAGCTGTGGCTGGAACGCGAGGAGACGCTGCCCGCCCTGGCCGACGCGGTTCACACGCACGGCGCCCGGCTGTACGCCCTGACCCCCCGCCGCCCCGACCTGGAGACGATGTTCCTGGAGCTCATCGAGGACACGCCGGAGGCGGCCCGCTCCCCCCGCGCCCCGGAGGCCACCCGTGCATAA
- the minD gene encoding septum site-determining protein MinD codes for MNAKVIVVTSGKGGVGKTTTTANIGAALAKLGEKVVVIDVDVGLRNLDVVMGLESRVVFDLVDVLEGKCRLSQAVIRDKRVETLYLLPASQTRDKDALDPEVFRDVVRQLLEDEGFDRVLIDSPAGIESGFKTAAAPAQGALVVVNPEVSSVRDADRIIGLLEAQQIREIRLVINRLRPKMVASGNMLSEGDILEILGVKPIGIIPEDDGILVSTNVGEPAVLGRTKAGQAFMDTARRLKGEDVPYPNLEENRGFLAALRRLFGGA; via the coding sequence ATGAATGCCAAGGTCATCGTCGTCACATCGGGCAAGGGGGGCGTGGGCAAGACCACGACCACCGCGAACATCGGCGCCGCGCTTGCCAAGCTGGGCGAGAAGGTCGTCGTCATCGACGTGGACGTGGGCCTGAGGAACCTCGACGTGGTGATGGGCTTAGAAAGCCGGGTCGTCTTCGACCTCGTGGACGTGCTGGAGGGCAAGTGCCGCCTCTCCCAGGCCGTGATCCGCGACAAGCGCGTCGAGACCCTGTACCTGCTTCCCGCCTCGCAGACCCGCGACAAGGACGCCCTCGACCCCGAGGTCTTCAGGGACGTGGTGCGCCAACTGCTGGAGGACGAGGGCTTCGACCGGGTGCTGATCGACTCGCCCGCCGGGATCGAGTCGGGCTTCAAGACGGCGGCGGCCCCGGCCCAGGGTGCCCTGGTCGTGGTGAACCCGGAAGTCTCCAGCGTGCGCGACGCCGACCGCATCATCGGGCTGCTCGAAGCCCAGCAGATTCGGGAGATCCGCCTCGTCATCAACCGGCTGCGGCCCAAGATGGTCGCCAGCGGCAACATGCTCTCGGAGGGGGACATCCTCGAAATCCTGGGGGTCAAGCCCATCGGGATCATCCCCGAGGACGACGGCATCCTGGTGAGCACGAACGTGGGCGAGCCCGCCGTGCTGGGCCGGACGAAGGCGGGGCAGGCCTTTATGGACACCGCACGCCGCCTCAAGGGCGAGGACGTGCCGTACCCCAACCTGGAGGAGAACCGCGGTTTCCTCGCGGCGCTGCGGCGCCTGTTCGGGGGGGCCTGA